The segment CACCGCATGGGGCTCTTTAACAGCACTGGTTTGGACTTAAAGGACGATTTCACAGATTTTCCACATGCTTCTTGAGGTTTTAGTTTGAGATGAACAGTAGTAGTTTAATATATAGATGGTATTATCTGAACTTCACACATACTCTCTGAACTAGAATCATAAGATGTTAAGTTAGAAAACACCAACTGTGATATTTTATGTAGAATAGCTACAAGTTCTTTCAGATTCACTTGTATTTACAGTCTGATATTACTTTAAAGGGGGGTTTAATTCTGCTTTTAGTCCAGTTCAGGACTTATCACACATTACATTTCCACATGAAGGTTGTTAGGCCACTGCTTGATATTGTAAAGTTACATTAGTTTAAAGTTTACATtacaaaagacagaagaaatgaCATGTAGAACAATCGGTTTCCTGCAGCTCCATCAAAATTAATGAGTAATTATTGTAGTTGCATGTTGCACCGCTGGCATCAGCATGTTGTCAGTCGTGCAAGACGTTTTCTGCTTctttactaaagtaaaagtagaaaaaccACATTACGAAAATCATTTACTGCAAGTGGGAGTCTAACattcaaagctttttttttaagtaaaaaagaaccattttacttttttgcagctgcagtttttttgcAGCTGCTTTATTGAACTTGTCAATTGACATTTTCAGATGGCTTGATATAGTGAGTTGGACAAAGTGTGACAAAGTCTTTAAGTGAATTCACTGTTCCCCTCACCTTTTGAGTTTTCATATCTTTGCTTTGCCTGTCCAGGCGCTCCAGGAGCCGAGAACGGAGGAGGTCCAGaagcagagacaggaggagatCAGGCAGCAGGAGCAGAGCCCGGAGGTCCCGATCTGGAAGCCCCAGCAAGAGCAGAAAAGCAGATGAAAAGTGAGGctctctttaaaaaaatacatcatctcataaaaaaaaactgacagttttaaaaaaacaaactctcctGGAACCATCAAGTGTAATTTGTAAATTAATCCATAATTTTGCTGCAGCTTGTGTCTTTTATCATCACGGTATGGGGAGTTAAAGTACGGTTTGTCTCTGAGTCAGGACAGATACAGTTTACAAAGTTGAAATATGCAGCCAATATAGTTTTAACCCCTTTAATGACTTAGAAACAGTCTTACATAATATGGGTTGGGAAGGTTGCACCTACTTCTGTTTTTCTAacttagtttttttgtttatcttctgTACAGGTCAAGGAGCAAGGAGAAAGACACTCTCGAGCCTgtatctgaaaagaaaaaagttaaagaggagaaagaggatgaGAAAGGGGAGGATGTAAGTGCCACATACCCAGTTCTTGCTAATCACAGATCACTGGTCACCAAATAGAAGGCTAATTTTGCTCATCTTTCCATTGTGTCTGTGCAGCAAGACTTTGACCAGAACAAGCTTGAGGAAGagatgagaaagaggaaggagcGAGTGGAGAAGTGGAGggaagagcagaggaagaaggcCATCGAAAACATCGGCGAGATCAAGAAAGAACTGGAGGAGATGAAACAGGGCAAGAAGTGGAGTCtggaggatgatgatggtgagGAAACACTGTTtaacgaatttccccaaggggatcaataaagtatacattattattattattattattattattattattattattattattattattattattattattaaaatgaccTGCAGTACTTTggtttaaatcagttttaccTTGCAGCTTATTTGGCAGGTTTATCCTTTGTGTAAGTAAATGCTCTGCATGTGACTCCTGATCTAAATGAGAAAGTAAATTCTCCCAACTCTGctaactaaccctaaccatttCAGATGATGACGAGGATGGTTCAGCACCTATGGACGGTGACGACGACGAAGATGGGGAAGACaagggagagaagaaagagaaggagataaaagaggagaagaaagaggaaggtgAGAAGGACAAGGAGACTCCCATGGAGCAGGAGGTTGAGGAGGACGACGTGGATCCTCTGGACGCCTACATGGAGGAGGTTAAACAGGAGGTGAAGAAGTTCAACATGGGAGCCATGAAAGGAAACGATAAGGTGAGTGTGAGGGAAGGATACTGCCCCACTTCAATTTGGAGTTAAGTCATGAAACATTTCTTAATATTGTGAAATACACAGGACAGGCCCGTTCACCTGTTTTGTctacagatgtttgtgtggatgCTTTATGTTCTGTTTTACCAGAACCTGTATATTCATATCTTTCTGTTGTTTGCAGAAAGGAGCAATGACGGTAACCAAAGTGGTGACAGTTGTTAAAACCAAAAAAGGACCTCACACTCACAAGAAGAAGGGTGAGCTGATGGAAAATGACCAGGATGCTATGGAGgtgaatttagttttattagtgAAACATGCAGGAGTTTCAACCTGCGAGGTTTCTGTCCTCAGTTCCCAGGGTTTCTGCAAAAAACCAAAAAGTTTATGATGTTTTTGACAGTATTCatcagaagaagaggaggtggatcTGCAAACAGCTCTGACGGGTTTCCAGACCAAACAGAGGAAAATCCTTGAGCCTGTTGATCACGGGAAGATCCAGTATGAGGCTTACCGCAAAAACTTTTATGTGGAGGTGCCTGAGCTGGCCAAGATGACTCAAGAAGGTCAGTGACAAGAACAGTACAGAAAGAAGCATGTATCCTATTAATTAAGTTCCCTTATAAGAAAGCTGGATCCAGACGGACTACCTCTGAATACCTCTACCTGGAAATTGTAAATCATCTCGTTTTTAGACTGAGTGAATGCACTTTGCATGACTGTTAAAAGTTTCTAGGAGCTCATGAATAGTTTCCCAGATGCTGGGTGCAGAATCTGTTATTTCCTAAGCCAGAAACCTGCATCACAAAGTACAATCTTCACAATGAGGTACATAGAAATTCAACACAGTGCAATGTTGACTTCTTGTCTGGATTATTTAGACTTACGTACTTACTCCATGATCAGATATTCCTGAATCTAACTCTGTAAACCTTCAGCATTCTGATCATTTTGTTCCATGTTGAATAGCTAAACAATCAAACAGTGTTGAGCATATAAATACTATATCCGCTGAGAAACCTGTATGGCCATGTACTATGTGTTGTACTGTTCCCTCCtaacatttctctgtgtggttgtttttgtctgttcagaGGTGAATGCATACAGACTGGAACTGGAAGGCATTACTGTCAAAGGAAAGGGGTGCCCCAAACCCATCAAGACCTGGGTGCAGTGCGGGGTGTCGATGAAGATCCTCAATGCTTTGAAGAAGTGAGTGTTAATGTTCATTACTGCTGATGTGATGGACTTTGGCATATTTGTAGGGACAGTGTAGTCATTTAACtgatataaacaaaaatataactACTTATATCCCATTTATTCCCATGACACTTGGTCTGACACTCCCCATTCGTGTAAAATTTTTTTCCGAATGTACCCAGGCATGGCTACGAGAAGCCCACCCCCATCCAAGCCCAGGCCATCCCTGCCATCATGTCGGGCCGAGACCTCATTGGCATTGCTAAGACTGGCAGCGGGAAAACCATAGCCTTCCTGCTGCCCATGTTCCGACACATCATGGATCAGAGGCCTCTGGAAGAGTCTGAGGGACCCATCTGTAAGGATTATGTTATTACATCCCTTAGACATCACTGTGACATGAACAGGATGGTTTGTCTATAAGCAAGTGAAGAGATGTGTGATGTCCTAGTCCAGTGCTTTTCAGGGACCTGGTTCAGGACATAAATGTAGGTCAAAGGAAGACGGAAATAGCACCCCCTGTCTCTTTGGAATAATGACCCACTATCTGTTATGCTTCTATAGTATGTATTGTCTTCTTTTTACGACATGTCAAGTGTCATTATAGACAATTAATTTTATTGGCAAATACGCTGCATCAGATTTTAGCAGTTTTGAGAACATCTGAGTTCTCAGATAGTAAAAGACGTGAAGGATGACGTgttctcatctgtgttttttttttctctccctgccaCAGCTGTTATCATGACTCCGACCAGAGAGTTGGCCCTGCAGATCACCAAGGAGTGTAAGAAGTTCTCTAAACCACTGGGGCTCAgggtggtgtgtgtttatggaggCACGGGTATCAGCGAACAGGTAaacgcacacacaaactaatGGTGCctgttgattttatttccaAAGTAACAGTTTGGCACAGTAATACTCAGTGGCACTATCATGATAAAAGagctttttctcctctctcccatTTTATTTTGACTAATTCTATTTATTCTCTATTTGGGAGAAATATGAAACtcaaacataataataataataataataataataataataataataataataataataataataataataatatttcctTGTTTGTTTCTCTATGTAGTTAAGCTCAGGTTATAGTAGTTACTGAAAGGGAAGAGAGTTGCAAAGAGAGCTAAACTAACCCAGCTGGGACTCAGAGAGTGAAGGgagacatgttttgtttgatttgatttgactttttttcAGACTCATTTCTGAAGCTGCCTCTAACCTGACTGCCTgttatttaaactattttctgttttcatttctttggaAAATACGTAAATAGGCTAATGTTATTAGAGCTTTATAAAATGGTCTGCTACAGTAATAATTACTTTTTGCATAATTGTATTTTGCAATAATACGAATGCTTGATGTCTTGAAGCTTGAAGCACACTTGCAGAGTTTAGTTAcatcctgttgtttttgtgttgcagattGCCGAACtgaagagaggagcagagatCATTGTGTGCACACCAGGACGGATGATTGACATGCTGGGGGCCAACAGTGGTGAGTTATTACACCTTGTCCCTCACTTTAATGCAAATAACCACTTTGAGCCTATTAATTTTCTGtgcatgaaataaatgttgcaaAATGATGAAGAACAAAGTCCATGTACAAGTACCATTCACTAAACTGTTGACATTATTTGACCACCTCTGGGATCAGTCATATCTACAAGACAGTGATGTGTTTCCTGAAGATCAGGGCAAGTACAGGTAGGTGGACCTGGTGCTGTCTCCATGGTTCCTCGATCTCCAAGCCAGAGACTCTGTTTGATGATTTAGTATCATAACATGGACGTAGGTTTGTCTGGACCTGTAATTTCTTATATTAATGAGAGTAGTCTGAACCAGGGTTCTACgatgatgttgtttttagtacACACTCATAAATAAAGTCACTACTTGATATTCAAAGCACACACAGTTGTGCTCACAGTTAAAACATCGTCTGCCTCTGTAATTAGTTGTAATTTAGAACTTGTGTAACTTCTGAGAACAGCTGTCATTGTAGAGCCCTGTACAGCAAATTCacataataaatgatgatgttatTAGAAAGTACTGGCTTATATTTGAAACGTTATTGTTCATTATTATAGTAGAAGGGGGATTTTGTTGTTTCCACACATGCGAGGTAATCTGTAATATGTTTCCCTTGTAGGTGAAAAGGCGCTTGGTCAGATAATGCTTGATGGGGCTCCATCTCTTGTATTGTATCTTGAGGCTGTTTTCTGACTTTTACAGGTCCCTCATGCCCCTGAGATGGTACGCAAGACCAGagtcaagcaaacaaaaaaagaacttttaaatacaaataaaataaaaccctgACCACTTGAACTTGAAAGTTAGGAtgctttgtgttgttattaGTAATCTTAATCGGAGGAAGGTTGTATGTGTTTGGTAggttattaaatgtttcatgaAGAAGGCAGGATGCGTATGAGGACTGATGTTTCCTGAAGTTAACAGTTCTCTTTATGCTCTTCTCCCTCGCTGTATAGGTCGAGTCACCAACCTGCGCAGAGTCACATATGTGGTGTTGGATGAAGCAGACAGGATGTTTGACATGGGCTTTGAGCCTCAGGTAAAAGTCACTCTGCGCAGTGAGACTTCTGTTACCTTGGATTTCATCCTGTCCTGTAAAACCCAGAAACACAAAATCTATCTTTTCCTTCTTCTAGGTGATGCGTATTGTGGACAACGTGCGTCCAGACCGTCAGACAGTCATGTTTTCAGCCACCTTCCCAAGGGCCATGGAGGCGCTGGCTCGAAGGATCCTGGCCAAGCCCATAGAGGTTCAGGTCGGAGGCCGCAGTGTCGTCTGCTCTGATGTGGAACAACACGTGGTAAGTTATCTACGCTTGAGCATTTCTTACGTATGTTCATACGTACACTGCATACTACGATGTATGGTTCCTAGGACTAGCTGCTGGGAACCTTaccagtgttttttaatttatattgatAATTCAGGACAAACCAGGCTCCTCGtttctctgactttttctttatttgtttctgcagctggtGATTGATGAGGACAAGAAGTTCCTGAAGCTGCTTGAGATTCTGGGTCACTACCAGGAGAAGGGCTCAGTCATCATCTTTGTGGACAAACAGGAGCATGCAGACGGACTGCTGAAAGACCTGATGAAAGCTTCTTACCCCTGCATGTCTCTGCATGGAGGTAAGATGTCAGATTTGGAAAGCAACATTGTGatctttgtatatttttgaCAATTTGAAcgagtaaaataaaacatttgcttcTGGGCTCTGATTGTTTTGTTAACACCTCCAGACAGATGAATAAAGGGGACCTACATTACGTCATATTGAAGATCATCTGTTGACTGTTTTCTGTAGGTCTGATTTTGTGGTTCTCCTCTTAGGAATCGACCAGTACGACAGAGACAGCATCATCAATGACTTCAAGAATGGAGCTTGTCGTCTGATGGTGGCCACCTCTGTGGCAGCTAGAGGCCTGGACGTCAAGCAGCTGATCCTGGTAGTtaactacagctgccccaaccACTATGAGGACTATGTGCACAGGGCGGGGCGCACTGGACGAGCAGGCAACAAGGTCAGTTGCTTAAAGGGGAACTGGATTTTAGATGTCTAATGTGATCTAGATGAGATCAGAGACCAGTGAAGTTTGATAACTGATGTTCAGCGTCTTGTCAGTTTGGACTGAAATTCATCTGATGAGACGAGATGAAAACCTTCTGTTTTCTACATCTTCTTTTTCAAGGGCTACGCCTACACCTTTATCACAGAGGATCAGGTTCGATATGCTGGAGATATCATCAAAGCCTTGGAACTGTCGGGGTCTCCTGTTCCGCCTGAACTTGAGCAGCTTTGGGCGTCCTTCAAAGACCAGCAGAAGGCGGTAAGATGAAGAAACGGGAACCTGAAAATAGCAGAAGTGTTTGTGCACCACAGTGGCACTGAGTCTTAAAGCTGAATTAGGCAGGACTTGGATCTGGAGGAAAGATGTTTTTGGGCAGCTTTAAAAAGTGATCCATGCGAGTGTTAACTAAGCAGCATCACCTTGatgaccttttttttcctccccttctTCACCTGTGCAGGAAGGGAAGACCATTAAGAGCAGCAGCGGCTTCTCAGGAAAAGGTTTTAAGTTTGATGAGACTGAACACGCTCTGGCCAATGAGagaaagaagctgcagaaagCTGCTCTTGGACTTCAAGACTCTGACGATGAGGACGGAGCCCTGGATGTGAGTGACCTTTACATATCACAGTTCATTACATTAACATGTTAATGGAACAAAACGGTGAGCTCAGCTGTTTCTCAGTGTGTCATGATTATGATTTCATCATCTCAGTTATACATTACTGCCCCCCCTCCCCAACAGATCGAGGAGCAAATCGAGAGCATGTTCAACTCCAAAAAGAGAGTGAAGGATCTGTCTGCTCCCGGGGCAGCTGCTGGTCCTGCAGGAACAGTTGCAGCCACAGCAGCGGCTCCCGGAGGCCTGCCAGGTCTCGGACCCACGTCTGCAGGAAACATCCAGAAGCTGGAGATGGCCAAGAGGCTGGCGCTCAAGATCAACGCTCAGAAGAACCTGGGTGCTGAGGctcaggtaaaaaaacaaaaaacaaacaaagagataaaaactgTGGGGCTAATAATAAAAACTCCATCATGGCTCATTTTTGATCAGTAAATGTTCTACAGCTAAATCAACTCCGCTGCACAAATATATTTAACCTAACTGTGCCTCTGGGCTAAAACGAGGAAATTATGACTAAGAAGAACTGAGGTCATTTTCTATTTGATCAGTGGGACTGATGTTGTTTCAGGATTCTTTTCTGCCAAACACTAAAAGTCAAactgtcttttgttttcctgcacAGGATGTGATGCAGCAGGCCACAAACGCCATCCTGCGGGGTGGCACCATCATGACGCCCTCAGTGTCAGCTAAGACCATCGCGGAGCAGCTGGCAGAGAAGATCAATGCCAAGCTCAACTACACCCCCGTagagaagctggaggaggagcggCAGGCCGCCGAACAGGCAGAGACCGTCAAGAGATACGAAGAGGAGCTGGAGATCAACGACTTCCCTCAGGTCAGCAGCGCACGGTGCTGAGCAGGGAGTGCTAAAATATTCAGcagatgaatgttttatttttgacagcTGTGGTTTAGCTCTGTAACAAGCAGCTCGCTGGAAACTAACAAACACAGGATGAAAAGACTCACATGGCATTTTCCTTTAAAACCATTCTGATTAGAtctaacatttaatttttaacacCACCTGACGCTGTTAGATCCAGTATTTATCTTCAGTTGTCTCCGGTCATTGGTTTCCATTCTTTAATTTTCCTGATTGTAATGATTTCTTAAAACCCCAATAACTCTGGTGCTTTCATCAGTCATGTACAGGTGATGTACAGGTGATGTACAGGTGTAGTCCAGGACCCCACAGCAtcatttttacaaatgtattcaCCATTAGACTTAACATAAGGACGTGTTGCAACGTGTTTCTTATTCTGTCCCCCCAGACGGCCAGGTGGAAGGTGACGTCTAAAGAAGCTCTGCAGAGGATCGGTGAATACTCCGAAGCTGCCATCACCATCAGAGGAACCTATTTCCCTCCAGGCAAAGAGCCCAAAGAGGGAGAACGCAAGATCTACCTGGCTATTGAAAGTATGAATGAGGAAATAATGTCTTGTGTAAACATCCAGATTCATTCCAGAGGTGGTTGAACATCTGTGTAGGGGAtgcttcctgttttcctgtctgtgtaACGCTGCTGTTGTCTCCTAGGTGCTAATGAACTGGCTGTGCAGAAAGCCAAAACAGAGATTACACGGTTAATTAAGGAAGAGCTCATCAGATTAGTAAGTATCTTCTGCTGTTTGCAAAGCGTGCTCTTGTGTTATTATCTGGCTAAAGACACCAGGAGCCTGtttcaaacataaaatatgaatacaacATGTCGTCACTGCCTTTTTCTCAtcacctctttttctctgtttagcAAAACTCCTACCAGCCGACGAGCAAAGGTCGCTACAAAGTGCTGTAGAGGAGCAACCAGGGCTCCTGATGTCATCGAGAATATTTTAGTCTATATTTTAATTCATGTCTCCTTTGATTGACTAAGTTTAGTCTTTGATTTTGTTTaagtttgaattttttttttatatgtagaAACCATTAATACCAAAATGTCTgatgctgttttcactgttggTGTCATTAAACCATCACAAAGCTACAATAAACTAATTGTTGTTCAGTggaagatttatttatttaatatgtcTGCTGTCATCATAAGGAAATCATGTTCTgatgattttaattttctctgctGACAATAAAACTGCTCACCAATCTGGGAAATATTTAAAGTTAGGTTCTGTTCTTGCAGCTGTTTGTTGGAGGGTTATGATTCCGTTTCAGggcagaaacattaaaaatgaagcagAGCAGCGTTTAGACTGAGCATCCTCTGTGCGCATGCTCAGTCCGCTCTCCCCGTCTTATTaatttttaatggaaaatgGCTGCGATTCTGATCCAAACCTCTGGAGCTGCCAAATAAAAACCCGCTGATCTGCAGCATCCGGCTCCTCTCCGCGCTCACCGACACCGAGCCGACGTGTTGACCGTCCGTGCGCAGCTCGACGTCCTGTGGTGCGAACAGATTCGGGGAAATGGATCGAGTCACGCTTTGAGGGATGAAAGatcatttttctctttaaccCTTTCTGCTCCGAGATCTGCGAACAATCGAGGTACAGTAGCTTTAAACGTCGTGAAATGGTTCGATACGAGCAGCAGTTTGTGCGCTGGGTCGGATTTGGATCCGTTTTCTGCACAAATCGAGTGAAAACGAGGCTGAAACgagtgtttgctgctgctgctgctgtgtgagacATGGAGCTGGACGTTTTGTCTTCTTCATGCAAATCTGCGGAATCCATGTGCATATTTTTTGTGAATGAGTGCTACTACAGACACTGTAGAGTATGAGGGAGTAGAGTCCACACCTCGGTGCAGGACGTGTCCTCTGCACAGGACAGAGGACATGAGACAGTAGAGTCTGTCCTCATGCTTAAAGACAAAGTATTGATACCCTGGAGTTGGGTATCAGCATTGTGCTGCTGAAATATGACCAATTATTGAGAAGGCAGCTTTTCTAACAAGTCTTAATGTGAAGTATAAACCATCAATAAAACAGGCTGTTTGTTGTCAGGCTGCAGAAAATCCCCGTGTTAGAAGGATTTCAACACATGTACTCAGGTTCTGTACCTTGTATTTGCAGATTCTTTATAATCAACCAACTAATTCTGACgtgttatgttattttatactttatcaTTCTTAACTGGCTCCAACATATGGATGAACCACCTGGCAGCTAGTTGAATTAGGGATGTTTACACAGTATAGTATCAGTAATTATGATGATATAACGCAATGATGTAAAACATCTCACTGAAGTTCagcttaataaataatattaaataataaataatatttcataCTTTAACTTCTGCTGAACTCATTCAGAGAACAGTATAAAatctaaagaaaacacaataaagttTGTATCAGGAAAAGTAAGTGATGAAAGTCAGAGACTGAGGTTTAAATCTGTCTTCACTGAACATGGTCTTCATCATTAATACTCAACATCCTGTTGATAGAAGAGTTTATCCTTCATTGTGTGAGAGCCACAGTTCTCTGTTCATCTGTTCTCCGGTGTTTGATTTAGCAGGGTTGTATTTTCCAAACGAAGCAGTTAGTCTCATCCTAAAAGTCgatttgttgtaaaatgtaaaaatgtgaaactcATGACAGCTGCAGTTCACAGTGAATAAGAACCACTACGACCTCCTGAACCTTTATGTGGGACTTGACCAGAACCGTTTCCCACTCAGTCCAGAACAGACTGAACGTGTTCACTGTCTGGATCAGGTCCAATACTAATACACCATCAGACCCGCCTCCTGTTCTCTGTGATAACCACACACCTGACTCTTGTTTCTGATTCCCAGCAGACGATGATGCGCCAGGTGACCAGCAGCGACTTCTGCATGAACAACAGGCCTTCGTGTCTGGCGGAGGACGGCCACCACGCTGCCGCTCACTTCGACCTGTGCACCTCTCAGTCCAACAAGTTCtacccccctcctcccccatcCTCGCTTCAGATGACGCTGGCACCCATGGCGTTGCCCACCCAGAGCCACAAGCCCATGGTGTGCCAGAGACAGGAAGTGCTCGGGGGAGACCCCCGCACACCTGGGAAAATACCTGGCATTAAAAGCACTGATCAGCCGCCAGATGACcccaagaagaagaacaaggcCGTGGGAAAGACGGGCAGACGCGGGAGGCCTTTGGGGACCACGAAGCTAGCCGGATACAGAACCAGCACGGGGCGACCCCTCGGCACCACGAGGGCAGCTGGGTTCAAGACGAGTCCGGGAAGGCCGCTGGGTACGACCAGGGCCGCGGGGTACAAGGTCAGCCCCGGACGACCTCCAGGCAGCATCAAAGGCCTCTCTC is part of the Anabas testudineus chromosome 14, fAnaTes1.2, whole genome shotgun sequence genome and harbors:
- the ddx46 gene encoding probable ATP-dependent RNA helicase DDX46 → MGRESRHYRKRSASRGRSGSRSKSRSPDKRSKKEDRDRDRSRRERSRSRDRRRSRSRDRKRARRSRSRERRRSRSRDRRRSGSRSRARRSRSGSPSKSRKADEKSRSKEKDTLEPVSEKKKVKEEKEDEKGEDQDFDQNKLEEEMRKRKERVEKWREEQRKKAIENIGEIKKELEEMKQGKKWSLEDDDDDDEDGSAPMDGDDDEDGEDKGEKKEKEIKEEKKEEGEKDKETPMEQEVEEDDVDPLDAYMEEVKQEVKKFNMGAMKGNDKKGAMTVTKVVTVVKTKKGPHTHKKKGELMENDQDAMEYSSEEEEVDLQTALTGFQTKQRKILEPVDHGKIQYEAYRKNFYVEVPELAKMTQEEVNAYRLELEGITVKGKGCPKPIKTWVQCGVSMKILNALKKHGYEKPTPIQAQAIPAIMSGRDLIGIAKTGSGKTIAFLLPMFRHIMDQRPLEESEGPISVIMTPTRELALQITKECKKFSKPLGLRVVCVYGGTGISEQIAELKRGAEIIVCTPGRMIDMLGANSGRVTNLRRVTYVVLDEADRMFDMGFEPQVMRIVDNVRPDRQTVMFSATFPRAMEALARRILAKPIEVQVGGRSVVCSDVEQHVLVIDEDKKFLKLLEILGHYQEKGSVIIFVDKQEHADGLLKDLMKASYPCMSLHGGIDQYDRDSIINDFKNGACRLMVATSVAARGLDVKQLILVVNYSCPNHYEDYVHRAGRTGRAGNKGYAYTFITEDQVRYAGDIIKALELSGSPVPPELEQLWASFKDQQKAEGKTIKSSSGFSGKGFKFDETEHALANERKKLQKAALGLQDSDDEDGALDIEEQIESMFNSKKRVKDLSAPGAAAGPAGTVAATAAAPGGLPGLGPTSAGNIQKLEMAKRLALKINAQKNLGAEAQDVMQQATNAILRGGTIMTPSVSAKTIAEQLAEKINAKLNYTPVEKLEEERQAAEQAETVKRYEEELEINDFPQTARWKVTSKEALQRIGEYSEAAITIRGTYFPPGKEPKEGERKIYLAIESANELAVQKAKTEITRLIKEELIRLQNSYQPTSKGRYKVL
- the c14h5orf24 gene encoding UPF0461 protein C5orf24 homolog, whose amino-acid sequence is MMRQVTSSDFCMNNRPSCLAEDGHHAAAHFDLCTSQSNKFYPPPPPSSLQMTLAPMALPTQSHKPMVCQRQEVLGGDPRTPGKIPGIKSTDQPPDDPKKKNKAVGKTGRRGRPLGTTKLAGYRTSTGRPLGTTRAAGFKTSPGRPLGTTRAAGYKVSPGRPPGSIKGLSRLNKVAYGSTCSGAAFPYPLPHKEILCEPSCKEKTANE